AAGTCGAATTGTTAAGCCGAAATGAAATATCATTCAACGCTAATTTTAAGCCGATAGCCGAAGAATTAAAACAAATTGACCATACAGTAGTTCTTGACGGTGAAATTGTTGTAGAAAATGATTCGGGAAGGGCTGATTTCCAACTGCTGCAAAACTATATGAAAACCGGAACAGGAAATCTTAAATATTATGTTTTTGATTTGCTGAATCTTGATGGAAACCGAATTACCGAATTATCGCTGCTGGAACGAAAAGAACTGCTTAAAATCCTGTTTAACAAATATCCGTTTGCGAATGTTTATTTCTCGGAACATACCATTGGTGACGGAATCAAACAATTTGAAAAAGCGGTTAAAAATAAAACGGAAGGCATTATTGCCAAAAAAGCCGACAGTACCTATACAGTCAATCGAAGAAGCACTAACTGGCTGAAAATAAAAACTGCCAACGAAGAAGAAGCCATAATTATTGGAATTACGGAACCTAAAAATTCCCGTAAATATTTTGGGGCAATTTTACTCGGGCAATACAATGGTAAAAAACTGGAATACATTGGCAAATGCGGTACTGGTTTTACAGAAACTGTACTTAAAGATTTATACACACAGCTTACACCTTATTTTACAGATAAATCGCCTCTTGACGAAAAAGTGCCGCTGCGGGATAAAATACAGTGGGTGAAACCAAAAGTGGTTTGTCAGGTAAAATTCTCAGAATGGACACAGGACCAGCATTTAAGGCATCCGGTTTACCTTGGAATCCGAATTGACAAAAAAGCAGCAGAAGTTTCTTTGTCTTTCAAAAACGATAATTTGACACCGCAAAATCCAGAAGAAATGGCAGTAAAAGAAAATAAAACGGAAATTAAAAGAGAGAACGATTACGATTTAAAAGCAGGCAAAACGGTACTGCATCTAACCAATCAGAATAAAGTTTATTTTCCTGATGATGCTATTACCAAAGGCGATATTATTCAGTATTACAATGAAGTTTCTTCGCTTATTCTGCCGTATTTAAAAGACCGTCCGGAATCTATGAACCGTTTTCCTAACGGAATTGATGCGCCTAGTTTTTATCAAAAAGATGTTGATGTCGATAAAATTCCGTCCTGGCTGAAAACAAAAAAAATCTTCTCAGAATCAAACAATGCCAATATTGATTATCTCATTTGCAATAATAAAGAAACACTGCTTTATATGGCCAATTTGGGCTGTATCGAGATGAATCCGTGGAATTCTACTATCAAACACATCCATAATCCGGACTGGCTGGTAATTGATCTTGATCCTGCAAAAGACGACTTTAAACAAGTGGTACAAACGGCCCTGGTTGTAAAAGAAGTTCTGGACGAACTTGAAACAGAATGTTTGTGCAAGACTTCGGGCGCTTCGGGACTTCATATTTATATACCGCTTGGAGCGCAGTACGACTACGATTCGATTAAAATTTTAGGAGAACTAATTGCCAATGAAGTACATTCGCGAATTCCGAATCTTACTTCGGTTGAAAGAAGCATCAAAAAGAGAAAAAATAAATTGTACATTGATTTTTTACAAAACCGACGCGGACAAACTTTAGCGGCGCCTTATTCTGTACGTCCTAAACCGGGTGCAACCGTTTCAACTCCGCTGGAATGGAACGAAGTGAATGAAAACCTGCATCCGTCGCAGTTTACCATTAAAAATGTTTTGAAACGTTTTGAGAAAAAAGGTGATTTATGGGCTCCGGTTTTATCTAAAGGTGCTAATATTAAAAAGATTATCCACAAATTAGAAGAAAGTCAAAGCGAGTTGAAAAACGATTAAGATGATTTTTTCTTTTTCGTTTCGAGGCTAGCTTTGAGCATCGACATTAAATCGTCGCTTTGTTTGTGGACAACTTTCATTTTTGGAGCTGCTTTTTGTGGTTTTCCTTTGGCTTTCTTTTTAATTATATCCAAAAGCTTGGCGGTGTATTCGTCTTTAAAACCTGAAATATCAAATTTTTCAGTCAGCTGATCGATCAGTTTTTCGGCCATGTCCATTTCTTTGGTTGATTTTTTGGACATTGGCGGCAGCTTTAATTCTTCGGTATTTCGTATTTCCTGCTCAAAACGAATTCTATTTAAAACAATCACATTTTTGTAGGGTTTTAAAATTGCCAGACTTTCTTTGTTTCGCAAAACAAAACGGGTTACGCCTACTTTACCCGAAGCCTGTAATGCATCGCGCAATAATCCATAAGCATTCATAGCACCTTTGTCGGGCTCAAGATAATACGGCTGTTCGTAATAAATGCTTTGGATTTCTTTTTCGAAAGCGAAACTTTCAATGTCGATTGTTTTGGTTTT
This portion of the Flavobacterium gelatinilyticum genome encodes:
- the ligD gene encoding DNA ligase D, whose product is MSLSKYQQKRDFKQTREPKGKIEKSQNELIFVVQKHAASHLHYDFRLEMNGVLKSWAVPKGPSLDPEVKRLAMMVEDHPYSYKDFEGTIPEGNYGAGNVIVWDHGTYTSDEKTVSDEKQLLADLKKGRLSFILKGKKLKGEFSLVKLNGKQENAWLLIKKEDKYADSDIDILEKDKSVISKRSLEQLEEKAKKIVSAKEEKPAKRTSSKKKSSTKPERADFLKPMLASVKEKPFDDDEWIFENKYDGYRTIAVINPNEVELLSRNEISFNANFKPIAEELKQIDHTVVLDGEIVVENDSGRADFQLLQNYMKTGTGNLKYYVFDLLNLDGNRITELSLLERKELLKILFNKYPFANVYFSEHTIGDGIKQFEKAVKNKTEGIIAKKADSTYTVNRRSTNWLKIKTANEEEAIIIGITEPKNSRKYFGAILLGQYNGKKLEYIGKCGTGFTETVLKDLYTQLTPYFTDKSPLDEKVPLRDKIQWVKPKVVCQVKFSEWTQDQHLRHPVYLGIRIDKKAAEVSLSFKNDNLTPQNPEEMAVKENKTEIKRENDYDLKAGKTVLHLTNQNKVYFPDDAITKGDIIQYYNEVSSLILPYLKDRPESMNRFPNGIDAPSFYQKDVDVDKIPSWLKTKKIFSESNNANIDYLICNNKETLLYMANLGCIEMNPWNSTIKHIHNPDWLVIDLDPAKDDFKQVVQTALVVKEVLDELETECLCKTSGASGLHIYIPLGAQYDYDSIKILGELIANEVHSRIPNLTSVERSIKKRKNKLYIDFLQNRRGQTLAAPYSVRPKPGATVSTPLEWNEVNENLHPSQFTIKNVLKRFEKKGDLWAPVLSKGANIKKIIHKLEESQSELKND
- a CDS encoding Ku protein, whose amino-acid sequence is MRSIWTGSVSFGLINIPIKMFSAVQESSLDMDMLDSKDHANIKFKRVNENTGKEVEFGNIVKGYKLDDKYIILEDSDFEAADAIKTKTIDIESFAFEKEIQSIYYEQPYYLEPDKGAMNAYGLLRDALQASGKVGVTRFVLRNKESLAILKPYKNVIVLNRIRFEQEIRNTEELKLPPMSKKSTKEMDMAEKLIDQLTEKFDISGFKDEYTAKLLDIIKKKAKGKPQKAAPKMKVVHKQSDDLMSMLKASLETKKKKSS